From Vigna unguiculata cultivar IT97K-499-35 chromosome 5, ASM411807v1, whole genome shotgun sequence, the proteins below share one genomic window:
- the LOC114183224 gene encoding NAD-dependent malic enzyme 59 kDa isoform, mitochondrial-like yields the protein MWKVVRFAASRSRRFSTAIPGPCKVHKRGTDILHDPWFNKDTGFPITERDRLGLRGLLPPRVISFENQYDRFMDSYRSLEKNTRCQSDKFVSLSKWRILNRLHDRNETLYYRVLIRNIKEFAPIIYTPTVGLVCENYSGLFRRPRGMYFSAKDKGEMMSMIYNWPSDEVDMIVLTDGSRILGLGDLGVQGIGIPIGKLDMYVAAAGINPRKILPVMLDVGTNNEKLLKDPLYLGVRQPRLEGEEYLSIVDEFMEAVHARWPKAIVQFEDFQMKWAFETLNRYRQRFCMFNDDIQGTAGVALAGLLGAIRSQGRPLSDFLKQKIVVVGAGSAGLGVLKMAAQAVSRMSGGSGTATTANSPFFLIDKDGLVTTERSNLDPAAVPFAKNPRDLEGLTEGASIIEVVKKVKPHVLLGLSGVGGVFDTEVLKAMRESASTKPAIFAMSNPTVNAECTAIEAFSHAGKNIVFASGSPFDNVDLGNEVGHVNQANNMYLFPGVGLGTLLSGARHITDEMLRAAAECLASYMTDEEVQKGILFPSIDCIRNVTAEVGAAVIGAAVAENQAEGHGEVGLRELANMSKEDTVEYVRSNMWLPEYCPLVHEK from the exons gATACTGGTTTTCCCATAACTGAAAGGGATCGATTGGGGCTTCGGGGCCTTCTTCCTCCTCGTGTCATTTCATTTGAGAATCAATATGATCGGTTTA tgGATTCATATAGATCTTTGGAGAAGAATACACGGTGCCAATCAGATAAATTTGTTTCCTTATCCAAATGGAGGATCTTAAATAGATTGCATGACAGGAATGAGACTCTGTATTACCGA GTTCTTATCCGTAACATCAAAGAGTTTGCTCCAATAATCTATACTCCTACCGTTGGATTAGTGTGTGAAAATTATTCAGGGTTATTTAGACGCCCGCGTGGAATGTATTTTAGTGCCAAAGATAAAGGAGAGATGATGTCAATGATCTATAACTGGCCATCTGACGAG GTAGACATGATTGTCCTGACAGACGGCAGTCGTATTCTTGGCTTGGGTGACCTTGGCGTTCAGGGCATAGGAATACCTATCGGAAAACTTGATATGTATGTTGCTGCTGCTGGTATCAACCCACGAAAA ATACTTCCAGTTATGTTAGATGTTGGTACAAACAATGAAAAGCTACTCAAAGATCCCCTTT ATTTAGGAGTTCGACAGCCTAGGTTGGAAGGTGAAGAGTACCTATCGATTGTTGATGAATTCATGGAAGCTGTACACGCTCGATGGCCTAAGGCTATTGTTCAG TTTGAGGATTTCCAAATGAAGTGGGCTTTTGAAACCCTGAATCGATATAGACAAAGGTTTTGCATGTTTAATGATGATATACAG GGCACCGCCGGGGTTGCACTTGCTGGGCTATTGGGAGCTATAAGATCCCAAGGTCGACCATTGTCTGATTTTTTGAAACAAAAGATAGTTGTTGTTGGAGCTGGGAG TGCAGGGCTTGGTGTTCTTAAGATGGCTGCCCAGGCTGTTTCAAGAATGTCAGGGGGCAGTGGAACGGCTACCACTGCTAACAGCccgttttttttaattgataaagaT GGTCTTGTCACCACGGAAAGGAGCAATCTAGATCCAGCTGCTGTTCCATTTGCCAAAAATCCAAGAGATCTTGAAGGACTTACAGAGGGTGCTAGTATAATTGAAGTG GTTAAGAAGGTTAAGCCACACGTGCTACTTGGATTGTCTGGAGTTGGTGGTGTTTTCGACACGGAG GTGCTTAAGGCAATGAGAGAATCTGCTTCAACAAAGCCTGCTATCTTTGCAATGTCTAATCCCACCGTGAATG CTGAGTGCACTGCTATTGAAGCTTTCAGTCATGCTGGAAAGAATATAGTTTTTGCGAGTGGAAGCCCTTTTGACAATGTAGATCTCG GAAATGAAGTTGGCCATGTCAATCAAGCCAACAATATGTATCTGTTCCCAGG GGTTGGTTTGGGTACACTTCTATCGGGTGCTCGTCATATAACAGACGAAATGTTGCGAGCAGCAGCTGAATG CCTTGCTTCATATATGACAGATGAGGAGGTCCAAAAAGGAATCTTGTTTCCATCTATTGACTG TATTCGGAATGTTACAGCTGAGGTTGGAGCTGCTGTTATTGGTGCTGCGGTTGCAGAAAATCAGGCTGAAGGACATGGTGAAGTAGGGTTGAGAGAACTAGCAAACATGTCAAAA GAGGATACTGTGGAGTATGTGAGAAGCAATATGTGGTTACCTGAGTATTGCCCCCTTGttcatgaaaaatga